The genome window TCCAGAGCTTTCGCTAGTCGGAAACCCACTTCAATAAGTGGATAACACTCGTTAGGAAGGCTTGCACTGACAAGGCCTTAGCTTGGGGAGCTAAGGCTTCTTTTCGCATGGTCGACCTGAATGTCAAATTGTGACAAGAGCTGCTGGAACCCCATTTACGAATGACAGAAGAATTAGAGAGGGGATTAGTGAATGCAAGTCATCATTAACCCGATGAAGCAGGATCCGAACGTAGGAACGATCGTCGCTGGTCTGGAAAAAGGACTGCATGAGCAGCTCGTCTCCGGTTTGGCTGGTTCTGCACGGCAGACACTCATGGCGACGCTGAAGCAAATGACAGATCGCCCCGTCTGCGTCGTGACCCATAATATGTATCAGGCGCAAAAAGTATATGAAGACCTGATTGAGCTGGTGCCTAGCGATCAAGTATTGCTTTATCCGGGGAACGAGCTGATCGGCTCCGAACTCGCTATCGCCAGTCCGGAGATGCTCGCACAGAGAATTCACGTGTTCAACCGTTTGGCCCGGGGCTTTACGGGTTTTTTAGTTGCGCCTTTCGCGGGCTTGCGTCGATTGGTGGTCCCTCCGCATGTCTGGAAGGAATCGCAAATCAAGCTGGCTGTCGGCGAAGAGCTGGACATCGAGTCGTTTTTGCTCCGCTGTATCGAGCTGGGCTACGAGCGCGTCGATATGGTCGAGCGAAAAGGCGAGCTGAGTGTTCGCGGCGGCATTATTGACCTTTATCCGATTGATTCTGAATGGCCCGTGCGGATTGAGCTGTTCGATGTCGAGATCGACTCCATCCGTACGTTTGACATGCTTTCCCAGCGTTCTCTGGAGTCTGTGCAGACCTATCTTATCGGACCTGCCAAAGAAATGATTGCCTCAACCCCGCTCTTGCAAGAGTCTGCTGTTCGTTTAGAGCAGAAGCTCGGTGAAACCGTTGCCAAATTGAAGGATGGTTCCGCAAAGGAAAAGGTGGTAGAGCGTATCGGGTCAGATGTTGAGCGCATGAGTCTCGGACAACGCTTTCCCCATCTGTACTCGTACGTCTCGGTGATCTACCCGACGGAAGATACGCTGTTGTCCTACATGCCGTCGGATACGCTGATGATCGTGGATGAGCCGACTCGCGTACTGGATACGGCAGCTCAGCTGCAAAAGGAAGAAGCGGAATGGCTGACGGGACGTATCATTTCTGGCGAGTACATGGCCAATCTCAGCCTGTCCCGTACGTATGAAGATATCATTTCGACGAAAAAGCGCCAGATCGTTTACCTGTCTTTATTCCTGAGACAATCTCCTAAGACACAGCCGCAAAATATCGTCAATCTCACCTGTAGGACGATGCAGAACTTCCACGGTCAGATGAATGTACTGAAGACAGAGCTGGCTCGCTGGCAAAAGTCTCATGACCAGATCGTATTCGTCGCAGCGGATTTGGAGCGGGCTAAGCGCTTGGAGCGAGTCCTCCACGATTACGAGATGGAAGCCGATGTGCTGGCCGAAGCTGTCGACACTGTGCCGCCAGGTCGTCCGACCATCATTCTGGGCAATCTGCAGACCGGATTTGAGCTTCCTCTGAACAAGCTCGTGGTCATTACCGAGGGCGAGGTCTTTACGGCCAAGCAGCGCAAGGCCAGAAAAGTACAGCAAACCATGAATAACGCCGAGCGAATCAAGAATTACCTGGAGCTCAAGCCGGGTGATTACGTGGTGCACGTCAACCACGGGATTGGAAAATACCTTGGAATTGAAACCAAGGAAATACTCGGAATTCATAAAGATTACTTGCATATTCAATACGCGGCGGGAGACAGTCTGTTTGTTCCCATCGATCAAATCGATCACGTGCAAAAATACGTGGCGAGTGAAGAAACGCAACCGAAGATCTACAGCTTGGGCGGCAGCGAATGGAAACGGGTCAAGAACAAAGTGCAATCCTCCGTAAAAGATATCGCCGAAGACTTGATCAAGCTGTATGCATCCCGTGAAGCGGCTGTGGGGCATTCCTTTTCGGTGGATACGGCAGAGCAGCGTGAATTTGAGGCGATGTTCCCGTATCAGGAAACACCGGATCAGCTGCGCGCGATTGCCGAAGTAAAATCGGACATGGAACGCCGGCGCCCCATGGATCGTCTTGTATGTGGGGACGTAGGGTACGGGAAGACAGAGGTAGCCATTCGCGCGGCGTTCAAGGCAGTGATGGATGGCAAGCAGGTTGCCGTACTCGTGCCGACCACCATTT of Brevibacillus choshinensis contains these proteins:
- the mfd gene encoding transcription-repair coupling factor — translated: MQVIINPMKQDPNVGTIVAGLEKGLHEQLVSGLAGSARQTLMATLKQMTDRPVCVVTHNMYQAQKVYEDLIELVPSDQVLLYPGNELIGSELAIASPEMLAQRIHVFNRLARGFTGFLVAPFAGLRRLVVPPHVWKESQIKLAVGEELDIESFLLRCIELGYERVDMVERKGELSVRGGIIDLYPIDSEWPVRIELFDVEIDSIRTFDMLSQRSLESVQTYLIGPAKEMIASTPLLQESAVRLEQKLGETVAKLKDGSAKEKVVERIGSDVERMSLGQRFPHLYSYVSVIYPTEDTLLSYMPSDTLMIVDEPTRVLDTAAQLQKEEAEWLTGRIISGEYMANLSLSRTYEDIISTKKRQIVYLSLFLRQSPKTQPQNIVNLTCRTMQNFHGQMNVLKTELARWQKSHDQIVFVAADLERAKRLERVLHDYEMEADVLAEAVDTVPPGRPTIILGNLQTGFELPLNKLVVITEGEVFTAKQRKARKVQQTMNNAERIKNYLELKPGDYVVHVNHGIGKYLGIETKEILGIHKDYLHIQYAAGDSLFVPIDQIDHVQKYVASEETQPKIYSLGGSEWKRVKNKVQSSVKDIAEDLIKLYASREAAVGHSFSVDTAEQREFEAMFPYQETPDQLRAIAEVKSDMERRRPMDRLVCGDVGYGKTEVAIRAAFKAVMDGKQVAVLVPTTILAQQHYETFRERFADYPIRVEVLSRFRSRKEQNATLKGIKEGTVDVVIGTHRLLSKDLTFRELGLLIVDEEQRFGVSHKEKLKQLKTNVDVMTLTATPIPRTLHMSMLGVRDLSVIETPPENRFPVQTYVMDYSPALVREAIERELARDGQVFFLYNQVQGIEQMAEQISMLVPDARIAVAHGQMNESELEGVILDFLEGNFDVLVSTTIIETGVDIPNVNTLIIYNADKMGLSQLYQLRGRVGRSNRIAYAYFTYQRDKVLTEVAEKRLQAIKEFTELGSGFKIAMRDLSIRGAGNLLGAEQHGFINTVGFDLYSQMLKDAIDELKGEVRQESATTVEINLQLDAYIPSMYITDSRQKIEMYKKFVAVSSLDDVDDLAEELLDRFGPVPKPVENLLTISRMRVYALQHHITEISQKNPDEIKLFLHPSQNNNIDGGALFALASSWSRRIGLSGGQQITIAVKVKGLREDEGVQLVEKLLRQFHQVRKDTGTESPVS